The DNA region TTTGTGGATTCGAAGAATTGCTGTACTATGTACGATGCCAGGAATGACTCGTAGAAGAGGTCGTGCTCGAATCGGAATCCGATGGAACCTTGCTCTCCTGTTACAGATAGGCCGCATAGCACCGACATTCTGGCAGCCAGGGCCCGATGCCTGGAGTCCGATAGCTCTATACCGAGTGCGTAAGACGCGGCGTCCTCAAACTCGACCTGAGTCACTGAGGCGCTCGTTGATTCGTAGATTAGGCCAGCAATTTCACGGAACACCGTATGCAAGATGTCGGTCGTGATTTCATCTTTGGTAGATGGTTCCAGTTTGCCAATTTCCCTGTCCAGATAGCCGTCAATTAGGACCGCGTGTAAGTCAATCGTGGCAGGAGCGGTTTTAATGGTTGCTGCGTAGGAGTTGAACATCCGACTGAAGAATGGTACGCCAAGTAGGGCGAGATCTTCCTTCGTAAGGAGAGGGCGCAGTTTTCGCCAATGGGGATTCGCCTTGAAGAGGGAGTCGACCTCGGTCGGCGTCCATCTTTCGAGCTCCAGTACGGTGTGACGAGCTGAGGTGTACCCGACAGCGTGCTCGCGCTTGCGGAGGCTGGACCTATATTGGTTTGCAAGATATGAGGAGCGGGCTGATACGATTAGGACGCCACGATCACCTAGGCGCTCGATCGTGGGTGCAAGGACTTTGTATGCATCGTTGTACCCAGCACCTTCAATCAGCTCGTCAAATCCATCGATTACAACTACAAGAAGTCCGTTTCTGCAAAGGGCCAAGACTGAGTCGAAGTTTAGGTTTTGAGTATTTACAACCTCTGAATTGACAATCTCGGCAAAGGTTTGCAGGCTTCTTCCGGCACAGCTTATGTATAGGAAAATTGGAACGTCGATGTTGTTGTCATTCGATACCGCTTGGTGGCGAGCTTTGGTCATCTCAAGAAGGTTGTAAGTCTTCCCAATGCCGGCCTCGCCGGTCAGGAAGAAGACCTGCGGTAGGCCGGCAGTCGAACGTGCGGCATCATCGAGTGCTTTGCTGAGATCAGTAGTGTCATCAATACCTTCTGCAATATCGGCACCTAGTAGAACTTGTGGCCGGAACTTGGTACGGATATCATTCGGTATTTGCAGCATCTTCGACTCTGAGGCTATGCGCTGGGCCTCGATGTGGTCGTCGTCGTAGATCTTGTCGAACCTAGTGTGAAGGCGCCTGACGACGACTCCCCAGTTGACTATATCTCGAATAAAGGCTGAATAGCTTACCCATTCATTCCGGGGATCTCGCCACTGACGTTGATTGTCGGCGGCAACTCTGAAAACTTCACTGCGGGGAACGTCGTTTGAACTAGTGCGTTGGGTCCATTCGAGGCTAATCTGTCCGTCGCGCAGATATTCGAACGTTGCGTTTGTGTCGTCTGCTGTCAGTCCCTCGATATCTGATTTAATGGACTGAATCAGCAGGTGCAATTGCTGATAGCGCTGCGACCGAGGTGCTTCGAGAAGGTTCCTGAGGACGCTCGTGGCCGACTCGTCCGGCAATTCTACGGGCGGTGCTGCCGCGCCGACCAGTATATACGATGGCGGTTTTCCGTTTCGCCAAGAATGAAAGAGTAGTGCCGTTTCTCCACTCGGGATTAGTAGCGGCCAAATTGGCGTGGAGCCGATGTGCATGACATTGTTGCTGACGTGTAGTCCGCCTGAATCTGCAATGAATTTCGTAAGTGCATCGGTTGCTGCTTGGGCAGAGTTGCGCCATCGGTCAACGGCTTCTTTGTCCTGTGTAGGCAGTCCACCGTGGCTGATGGTGTTTCGTTCTTCGAGCGCGTCGACATAGCCGATTGTGTGTGGCCGAGACCACGTTTCAACGATGAGCGAGCAGAGGGTTCTTGCTGCTGGGGACACGTTAGAGGAGAGGCTCAGTACCTGGTGCAGACTCCGGAATGTTCCGGCGCCACCCGACCGGGGATATCGAACGTCGAGCGTGGTTCCTGCCGACGTTGTGAGGACTAGGGCCGCCGCGATCCGACTCAGTAGCTCTAGGTAGCTGCCAAACTGGTTTGTGCTTGCGCGTGCGCTCCATCCGTCGTGACGAGACATCAGAGGCAGGTGCACTGGTCGCTGAGTCATGAGTGAGTTTTGCACACTGGGAATGCGATTGGTGAGCGGCCCAAGCTGAGTCACCGTCGTCCCAACAGTCCCCGCATCGGCACCGTCCACAGGTCCACGCCGGCAACGCCCCAGTCCTCGAGCAGCGCATTGGCCGCCAGGAAGCCGGTCGTCGCGGCGCGCTCCATCAACGCCACCGGGTAGTCGCAGCGGACCCAATCCCCGGCGAGCATCAGCCGCGGCGACGGGGTCCGAACACCAGGCCGTTCTGTCCATCGATCGGGTCCGATCAGGGTGCAGTCGTCGCGGACCAGCAGCTCCTGCGCGGTGACGGTCGCAGCGGCGGTCTCGGGATAGGCCCGATGCAGTTCTGCCTGCAGCCGAGCGGCGAGTGCGGCGGCGTCTGGATCCGAGCCGACCGCGGGGTCGCAGGCGTACGCGTGCAACTCCACCACCGAGCCGCGGTGCTCACGGCTCCAGCGGGCTGCGCCTGCTTCGAAGCGTTCCAGCACCGAGACATTGTCGAGCGGTCCGTAGCCCGAGGTGCCGAGGAAGGCCGGCCGCGCGCCGTCGACAGGTTCGTCGAGCCAGAGCCGGACCACCGCGAAAGGCGGGGCATTGCGAGTGGCGGCCACCGCGGCCCGCCAGCCGGAGACCTTGTCGCGGTCCTGGTGGTCGCCTTGCTGAGCGGCCACCAGCTTCCTGGCCGAGCGAGGATCTGTGGCCAGCACCACGGCATCGCAGCCGATCGACTGCTCGTCGAGCCCGACGATCGCGCCGTCCTCGGTCAGGTCGAGGGAGTGGACGGGCGCGCCGGTCGCCAGCTCGACCCCGAGTCCACGAAGTCGCTCGGCCAGCGGAGCCCAGAGGACCGTGTCGTAGTCGTCGGTGGGCACGTCGAAGAGCAGCCCCTCGGCCGAACCCAGGAAATAGGTGTGGAACATGGCCACCAGCTCACCGGCGCCGAACTCGGCCGGGTCGGCGAAGAAGGACCGGGCGAATACCTCCAACGCCAGATCGCGGGCGTCCGTGGGAAATCGGAGCCGGTCCAGGAACGCGGCGGCCGACTCTCCGTCATAGGCGGAGTAGGTCTCGGGAAACCGGACCCGGAGCAGCTCCAGCGCCGCCGAGGCGTCGACCCGCGACAGCCCGCGAAGCGTGAACGCCGGGCTGCGCAGCACGAACTGCAGCAGCGACCAGGGCGGGGTCTTGGCGAGCCCGGTGAAGGAGTCACGCAGACCGTCCGGTCGCTGCAACGGGTAGTCCTCGATCGGGGTGAGGAAGGCCAGATCCGGATCGATGCGCCGCAGCAGACTGCGCAGGTTGTAGTACTGCCGGAAGAAGGCATGGAAGCCCCGGCTCATGGTGCGGCCGTCGCCCAGCGGCCACGACGCCACCCGACCACCGAGGCGGTCGGTCGCCTCCAGAAGCGTCACGCGTACGCCGCGCTCGGCGAGCGCGGTGGCCGCCGCCAGGCCGGCGACGCCGCCGCCGATCACCACGACGTGCCGGGGTTCGGTCGCTCGGGGAGCGCCGACCGGGCCGGGGTGGCGTACGGCACGGCGATCCCTTCCGGGCCGGGCGACGGCGGAACGCCGAGCACGGGTCACGTGGACCGGTCCGGTTTGCGGGCGACGAAGGTGTGCAGCACACCCCGCTGCCAGCCGGTGGCGGTGCGATGTGCGACGTCGGTGAACCCGGCGGCCAGCAGCCGCTCTGCGAACCGGTCGACCGGGTCGAAGTTCAGCACGCTGCGCCAGAGGTATCGGTAGAGATCGCGGTTGCGGTCGACCAGGATGCCCAGCGGGATGATCACGCCGAGGCAGACGGCGTCCCAGACCCGGCGGGCGCGTGGGTTGCCCGCCACCGAGTATTCCTGGACGACGAGCCACCCACCCGGCCGCAACAGGTCGTAGGTCTCCCTGACGGCAAGGTCGCGCTGGTCGGCAGCGACGTTTCGGAACAGATAGCAGGTCAGCACCCCGTCGTGCCGACCGCGGCCGATCACGTCCACGTCCAAAGTCCCGGCCACTGCACGATCGAACCGAACCTCCGCCGGCCAGTCCTTGGCGGTCGCCTGAGCCAGCATGCCCGGTGAGGCATCGAGACCGAGGACGGCGGTGCGGGGTGGCGCCGCATCGACCAGGGCTCGGGTGGACGCGCCGGATCCGCAGGCGAGGTCGATGAAGGAGAGGTCGTTGGAGGGGATGTCGATCGAGGGGAGGTCGATGACCGAGGGGGAGCCCCGCCGCCGGCAGATCTCGGTCCGCTCGACGAGTGCGGCGGCGGCCCGACGCAGCTCCCGGTGGTAGCCGGGGTTGAGGGCGACCATCAGGTCGTACCTGGCCGCGCCCCGATCGAACGCCTGAGCCACGCTCACTGGTCGCGCCTCTCGGGTGCCGTGCGACGTCCCAACCGGACCCAGATGATGATGGTCAGGGTCACCATCGCCCAGCCGAATCCGAAGTCCTCGATCGGGATGTCCCACGGGAATCGCACTCCGAGGTACGCCCCCGGGTGGTAGAGCACGATCGGTGCCGACAGTTTCGTCAGCCACCCGTCCACCAGCACCTGGAAGCCGACGACGATCGCGATGGCCAGCCAGTACTGCGCGGTCCGGAACACCCCGGTGCGCAGCCAGACCAGCTCGATGGCCGCCACCACGACGATCGCCAGTGCGGTCAGCACGGTGTATTCAGGCACGGCCCGCACCCCGCGCGCGTACCCGACCGCGGAGGTTGAGCACCCAGCCGACGGCCTCATACGTCAGCAGTCCGCAGATCGGGATCACCAGGAAGAACAGCAACTCCTCCAACGGCATCGGCCCGAGCATGATGCCGGAGGTGAACCGCTCGCTGTAGGACCAGTGCCCACGAACGATCCCCACCAGATCCCAGGCCACGAACACGACCACAGTCGGCAGCAGCGCCAGCGCGAGGCGCACCGGTCGGCGGTAGACATGGGCGCGCAGCACGAACTCGAGCGGCAGCGTGATGAGCAGGCAGCCGGCCAGCAGCGCGAGGTAGTGATAGTGATCGGGGATCACCGGTTCCGGACCTCCTGACAGGTCTTTCCTGCTGTAGCGCGATGCGGGGCCGCTGGCACAGCAGTTCTGACCACCCTAGGGGTTGGACAAACTCTGGACAACGGTCAGAGCGCCAAGCTCAGCCGTAGCCCGCGGAGCGTGTATCCCTCGATCAGCGCGTCCCAACCGACGGCGGGATGGGTGAGCATCGTCGGGCGGCGGGCCAGCAGCCTGGTCAGCAGCACCTCGGTCTCGGTGATCGCCAGTGACTGTCCGGGGCACTTGTGCGCCCCGTCCCCGAACGTGAGGCCGGCGGCGTTGACGCCCGGCGGTAGCGGTCGCCTGGGGCACAGCCGCTCCGGCTCGGTGCCCACGGTGGCCGCGTCGGCGTTGGCCTGCCGGATGCAGACGTCGATCAGATCGCCGGGTTGGATGGTCGCCTGTTTGCCGTTGCCGTTGCCGTTGCCGTCGATCTCGATGGGGCTGACGGCGCGTCGGTACAGATGACCGACCGGCGGCTCCAGCCGGATGATCTCGTGCAGGATGGCGTGTCGTTCGGTCGTGTCGGCCGCCAGATAGCGCTCAGCCAGCGGAGCGTCCTCGAGCAGGTGCCAGGCCGCCATCGTGATGAACTCGCGGGTGGTGACCATGCCTGCGGTCGCGTACGTGACGCACTCCACGAGGATGTCCAGATCGGTGTAGCCCTCGGCGATCAGATGAGTGATCACGTCGTCGGCCGGGCTCCGGCGACGGCGACGGATCGCCGGGCGGACATCGGCCAGATAGAACTGTGCGATCGGGGCCAGGCCGTTGACCGCCGCCTGCAGCCATTGCCGCCGGGTCCGGCCGAGATCGGCGCGGGTGATGTCGAGCGGTGGCTGCCGGAAGAAGGCCACCAGGCGTCGCGACATCTTCGGGACCGGTCGCTCGGTGAGACCGACGATCCGGGCTGTCACTTCCACCGAGTAGTGCAGGGCCAGCTCGTCCAGACTGATCGTGTCTTCGGTGCAGGCCTGGGCGAGCAGCCGTTCGGCGCACTCGACCAGGTGTGCGTGATGTCGATCGGCGACCACGGCGGGCGCGAAGAAGCGGGCCACCTTGGAGCGCTGCTCATCGTGCAAGGGACCGTCCGAGATGAGGATCGGATGATGCTCGAGGCGCCCCTTCGGGATGAACTCGGCGGTGAATCCCGCCTGGGTCGTCGCGTGTCGGGCTCGGAGGACCTGCCGGGCGGCCGGCAGCGAACGAATCCGCCAGATCCGCCCTTGCCGCTCGATCCTGGGCTCGGTCGACTCGCCGGGCCTGATCGCCCGGCGTTGGCTCACCTCATCGGCCACCACTGCATCCTGCCGCAGGCGGCAAAGACCGGCAGGCTGTAGACAGCCTGATCTCCGGTGTGGCGGATTTTCGATAACGGTCGTCGCCCGCCGGGGGCGGTTAGGGTTTCTGCCGTGAGTGTGGCAGTCCGCGTCATCCCGTGTCTGGACGTCCATGACGGCCGAGTCGTCAAGGGCGTCAACTTCGTCGACCTGCGCGATGCCGGTGACCCGGTCGCGCTCGGTGGGGTGTACGACGCCGAGGGCGCCGACGAGTTGACCTTCCTCGATATCTCCGCCTCGGTCGAGGGCCGGGAGACCACACTCGAGGTGGTCCGCCGGACTGCGGAGACCGTGTTCATCCCGCTCACCGTCGGCGGCGGGGTCAGCAGTGTGCGTGATGTCGACCAACTGCTCCGGGCAGGCGCGGACAAGGTCGCCATCAACACCGGTGCGATCCACCGTCCCGAGGTGATCGCCGAGATCACCCGGCGGTTCGGCAACCAGGTGCTGGTGCTCTCGGTCGATGCCCGACGCAGCCCCGAGCAGCCCTCCGGCTTCGAGGTGACTACTCACGGCGGCCGCAAGAGCGCGGGCCTGGACGCGATCGAGTGGGCCAAGAGAGGCGTCGATCTGGGGGTAGGGGAGATCCTGCTCAACTCGATGGACGCCGACGGCACCACCGCCGGCTTCGATCTGGAGATGATCGCGGCGGTCCGGCAGGTCGTCGACGTACCGTTGATCGCGTCCGGCGGCGCCGGCCGAGCCGAGGACTTCCCACCGGCGGTGGCGGCCGGAGCAGATGCGGTGCTCGCTGCCAGCGTGTTCCACTTCGGTACGCTCCGGATCGCCGACGTGAAGCAGGCCCTCGCCGACGCGGGCTACCCAGTCCGGCTGCCCTCGGCTGTCAGTGCCGGCGGCTAGCGTCGGCAGCTGACCATCAAGGAGGAGAACTGCATGGGCGACATCGTGGCGTGGCTGCCGTATGCCTCGCCGGAAGAGGCTGCGGAGCGGCTCGGCGGGCTGCCGGACGGCGTACGGGTGGAGTGCTACCGCGCCGACGGCGACGACCTCCCCGACTCCGTCGGTGATGTGCAGTTCTACGTCCTGCCGTACATGAAGGGGGAGGAGGTGCTTGCCCGAGCACCGGAGATGTCCGGCCTCCGGGTGATCCAGACCCTGACCGCGGGATATGAGAACTTCCTGCCCCACGTGCCGGCTGGTGTCACCCTCTGCAATGCCGCCGGTGTGCACGATGCCTCGACCGCCGAGCTGACCATCGCCTTGACCCTGGCCAGCGGCCGGCATCTGGATGCCTTCGCTCGTCAGCAGCCCGCGGGCCGGTGGGAGCCGATCATGGGCAGTGCGCTGGCCGACAAGCGGGTGCTGATCATCGGGTACGGCCGGATCGGCGAGGCCATCGAGCGTCGGCTCGCCGGATTCGAGGTTGCCTCGATCACCCGGGTGGCGCGTCGCGCCCGCGACGGTGAGCCGCGCGTCCAGGCGACCACTGAGCTGCCGGAGCTGATGGCCGAGGCAGACGTGGCCATCGTCATCGCACCGCTCACCCCCGAGACCGACGGCCTGATCGACGCCGACCTGCTGGCCCGGCTGCCGGACGACGCACTGCTGGTGAACATGGCCCGTGGTCGCCTGGTCGACACCGATGCATTGGTCGCCGCCACCGCGACCGGCCGGATCCGAGCCGCCGTGGACGTCACCGAACCCGAGCCGCTGCCGGCCGACCATCCACTCTGGCAGTTCCCGAACGTGTTGATCTCCCCGCACGTGGGCGGCGCCAGCTCGGCGTTCTGGCCGCGGGCTGATCGGCTGGTAGCCGCGCAGCTGCGGCGCTTCGTCGCCGGCGAGCCCCTGGACAACGTGATCCAGCACAATGTGATCCAGCGCGACGTGATTGGAGACCGGGCATGACGAGCGACCCGAGCTGCATCTTCTGCAAGATCATCGTCGGTGACATCCCGTCGCGTCAGGTGTATGCCGATGACAAGGCCGTTGCCTTCCTCGATGTCGGGCCCTGGTCTCGAGGCCACACCCTGGTGATTCCCCGCGAGCACGTCGCGGATCTGGTCACCGATCCGCCGCAACTGTCCGCCATCGGTCCCGCGATCGACGCGACCGCGAGGCTGCTGGTCGACAAGCTGCACGCGGACGGGCTCAATCTGCTCTCCTCGGCCAAGCCGGTCGCCGGTCAGGAGGTGTTCCATCTGCATGTGCACCTCATTCCCCGCTATGCGGACAAGCCGGGTCTGCGGAACCTGATCGGACCCGACCCGAAGGCTGCCGCCGACCTGGATGCGGTGCACGCCGAGATCACAGCGTGAGCAGTGCTCGTGGTCGCGCTCCGCGCTCCGACGGCGGGTCGGCCTCCGGGCTGCGCCTGGTCAACCCCGGTCCACAGCATCCGGTGTGGCGCTGGGTGATCGAGCTGGGGCCGCCGTTCGTGGTCGCCGTGCTCCTGCTGCCCTGGGTGATCGCCCACGGGATCGCGTGGCCGTGGCAGCCGTCCACCATCGACCTGCAGGTGTACGTGTACGCGGTCAACGACATGCTGGCCGGCAAGGACATCTACGCCACCACGACGCCAGGGTGGAACCTCTACTTCATCTACCCCCCGATCGCGGCCATCCTGATGGTGCCGCTGGCCGTCGGCGCCTACTGGCTGTGGCAGCTGACCTGGACCTTCCTGCTCGTCTGGGCACAGCAGTCGGTGCTGAAGCGCTGCGGCGTCCCGCGTGGCTGGGTGCTCGGACTGATCGGTGTCGTCGTGGTGCTGGCGGTCGAGCCGATCCGCACGACCTTGGGCTATGGGCAGGTCAACACGATGCTGATGGCGCTCGTGGTGGCCGACCTGCTCCCTGACCGGCCCCATCAGAAGCGCCGGATCCCGCAGGGCGCCCTGATCGGTCTCGCCGCGGCCATCAAGCTGACCCCGGCGTTGTTCGTGGTCTTCGCCTTCCTGCTCGGCAAGAAGCGGATGGCTTGGACCGCGATCATCAGCTTTGCGGCCTTCACCCTGGTCGGAGCCGTCTTCCAGTGGAACCAGACCTGGCAGTTCTGGTTCGGGCTGTCGGGTGGTGACACGCGTACGGCCTCGCCGCTGTATGCCGGGAACCAGTCGTTCCTCGGCGTGATCTACCGGCTGATCGGTGAGACCAGGGAGCTCACCCTGCTCGGGTTGGCCGTCGGTGGGCTGGTCGCGCTGCTCGGCACCCTCGTCGCGTGCCAGTGGTGGCGGGCGGGCGAGCAGACGTTCGCGGTGGCATTGGTCGGTCTGTGCACCTGCCTGGCCTCCCCGCTGTCGTGGACCCACCACTACGTCTGGATCCTGCCGATGGCCGTAGCCGTGGTGCTCGGACGGACGCTACCGCGCTGGGTGCGACTGCTCGGGGGTGCCTGGGTGCTGTGGGTCTCCGCCTGTCTGCCGCTGGCTCTGCTGCCGTACGGCGGAGGCCAGGAGCGGAGCTTCACGCTGCTGCAGCAGATCGTCGCCAACCTCGGGCCGCTGCTCGGGGTGGCCCTCATCGTCGGCCTCGGCTGGCAGATGCTGGTCGCGCATCGGAACCGTGAAGTCGCGGCGGTAACCTGACCGCCATGACCCCCCAGACCATCACCGAAACCTCCTCTGCCGCCGACTCTGCGCCTGGCGGGGTCGACATCAAGCCACGCTCGCGGGTGGTGACCGACGGGCTCGAGGCCACTGCCGCACGTGGCATGCTTCGTGCGGTCGGTATGGGCGACGAGGACTTCGCCAAGCCCCAGATCGGGGTCGCCTCGTCCTGGAACGAGATCACCCCGTGCAACCTGTCCCTGGACCGGTTGGCCAAGGCGGTCAAGGACGGCGTGCACGCGGCCGGCGGCTACCCGCTGGAGTTCGGCACCATCTCCGTGTCGGACGGCATCTCGATGGGCCACGAGGGGATGCACTACTCACTGGTCAGCCGGGAGATCATCGCCGATTCGGTGGAGACGGTGATGTCGGCCGAGCGGCTGGATGGCTCGGTGCTGCTGGCCGGCTGTGACAAGTCGTTGCCCGGCATGCTGATGGCGGCCGCCCGGCTGGATCTGGCGTCGGTGTTCCTGTACGCGGGCACCATCATGCCCGGCCGGGTGGGGGACAAGGACGTCACCATCATCGACGCCTTCGAGGCGGTCGGTGCCTGCGTGAAGGGTCTGATCACCCGCGAGCAGGTGACCGAGATCGAGAAGGCCATCTGTCCCGGTGAGGGCGCCTGCGGTGGCATGTACACCGCCAACACCATGGCCTCGGCCGCGGAAGCGCTCGGCATGTCGTTGCCCGGCTCGGCTGCGCCACCCGCCGTGGACCGGCGTCGCGACGGATTCGCCCGCCGTTCGGGCATGGCCGCCGTCGAACTGCTCCGCAAGGGCATCACTGCCCGGCAGATCCTGACCAAGGAGGCGTTCGAGAACGCCATCGCGGTGACCATGGCCTTCGGCGGTTCCACCAACGCGGTCTTGCACCTGCTGGCCATCGCCAACGAGGCGGAGGTCGATCTGACCCTCGACGACTTCGTCCGGGTGGGCAAGAAGGTGCCGCACCTCGGCGACCTGAAGCCGTTCGGCCGGTATGTGATGAACGACGTGGACCGGGTCGGCGGTGTGCCCGTGGTGATGAAGTCTCTGCTGGAGGCTGGACTGCTGCACGGCGACTGCCTGACGGTGACCGGCAAGACGATGGCGGAGAACCTGGCCGACATCGCGCCGCCGGACGTCGACGGGACGATCGTGCGGGCGCTGTCGAATCCCATCCACCCGACCGGCGGCATCACCATCTTGCAGGGCTCACTGGCTCCCGAAGGTGCGGTGGTGAAGAGCGCCGGCTTCGACACGTCGGTGTGGGAGGGGACCGCGCGAGTCTTCGACGGCGAGCGCGCCGCCATGGACGCGCTGGAGGACGGCACCGTCGTCGCCGGCGATGTGGTGGTGATCCGGTATGAGGGCCCCAAGGGCGGTCCGGGAATGCGCGAGATGCTGGCCATCACCGCGGCGATCAAGGGCGCCGGACTGGGCAAGGACGTCATGCTGATCACCGACGGCCGATTCTCCGGTGGCACCACCGGTCTCTGCGTCGGCCACATCGCCCCGGAAGCCACCGAGGGCGGACCGATCGCCCTGGTGCAGGACGGCGATCCGATCACCTTGGACGTGGCCAATGGCACGCTCGAGCTGGGCGCCGATCCTGAGGAACTGGAGCGCCGACGGGCCGACTGGACACCGACCCCGCGCCCGGCCCGCCGTGGCGTGCTCGCCAAATACGCCAAGTTGGTGCGTTCGGCCAATGTGGGCGCCGTCTGCAGCTAACTCTCAAGAAGAGGGCGAGGTGCGGCGGCGTGTCGGCTTGCTTTTGTTGCTCCTGTTGCTCCCGTGGCTTGCGTGACGACAGTGAACGACCTTAGGGTCGGCTGGGTCCGGGGGCCAGGAGAACTGACGACAGCAAGGAGCATCATGCGGCGTCACCGCAGCGCAGCTACCCGTCTCGTGGGCCTGATCGCCCTACTCGTGCTCGTCCCGTTGGTCGGAGTCGCCGAGGTCAACTCGCCCCGCGCCGAGGCCGCACCGGTCACCCCTGTCACACCGCCCGCCCGGACGACGATCGCCGGCCACCCGGTATGGGCGCACTTCGCCAACCCGCAGGCGAACGACGGTCGTGACAAGACGATCCTCGATGAGGTCGTGCGGCTGATCGACAACGCACCGGCCGGCTCGACGATCCGGGGCACGATCTACTCCCTGTCCGTGCAGCCGGTGGCCAAGGCCCTGGTCGCCGCCGAGCGGCGGGGTGTCACCGTGCTGGCGCTGAGCGACGGCAAGAATCAGGCGCTCACGGGCAAGGCGCTGTCGATCGCGGCAGAACTGTCCAACTACCGTTTCTGCGGCTATTTACCGGCGGAGTACGAGAGCCCGACCAAGGCCGGCGGAGGCTGCATCAGCACCAGTGACAGCGGCGACCTGCACGTCAAGATGTTCACCTTCAGTTCGACCACCGATCCCAAGGGAGTGCGGCGGTCCAACGTCGTCTGGTTCGGCTCGGCGAACATGACGTACGCCTCCGGCTCCGACCAGAGCAACAACGCCATCACTGTGTATGGCGACGCCGCCTTGGTCACAGGGCTGAACAAGTACTTCACCGACCTGTGGAACCGCCGTCACTACACCGGGAACGACTACTACAACGCGAAGTCGGGACGCGGCTACTACCAGGCGTCCACGGCAACCGTTTATGCATCGCCCGAGGGTCGGGGCCAGACCGACACGGTCGTCGCCAGGCTCAACGACGTGAAGCCGAATGCCAACTGCCAGGTGCGGATCGGGATGAACTTCGTCACCGCAGGCCGGCCGGCCCTGCTCAAACTGGTCAAGAGCCTGCGCGCCAAGAAGTGCCGGGTGTGGATGGTGATCGGTTCCTCCGGCGGCAAGATCGAGATGGATCGCGGGGTCTACAACGCACTCATCAAGGCCGGCGTCAGCATCCGCCGAGCGCCCGCTGTGCACGACAAGTACTTCCTGGTGTACGGCAAGTTCGGCAAGCGCTACGAGTACCGGGTCTACACCGGCTCGCAGAACTGGAGCACCAGTGCGCTGACCACCAACGACGAGATCTTCGTCAAAATGACGCCCGAGTTGGCCGCCAGCCACCCGCTGTACGACGGGTTCCGCGCCCACTTCAACGAGACCTGGCGGTATGGTCGCACCTGCGTCAAGGGCGGCCACCCCTGCCGCTGAGCGAACGTCAGCGAAGCGAGCCCGTCGCGAGCCGCCGGTTCCGAACGAGCGTTAGCGAGTGAGCCCCGTCGCGAGCGGCCGTCTCACAGCGAGTGACGAAGACACGGTGAATTTCGTCACGGGTGCCGGTTTTGGGCGTTTCTCGTTCGAGTCTCGGCCCATCCGTCGGATATCCTTGCTGAAGTGACGTGGTGACCATTGAGTCGCCTGCACTAGCCGACGAAGACAACCGCCGCGCCCCCACCACGCCCGGGACGGCCTGAGACCGAGGAGTTCTGCGATCACCGATTCCGCCATCGCGACGGGGTTCTACACCAGCGCCGAGACTCCGCGGACGACACGTGGCTCCTATCAGACCCAACGGGTGCTGGAATCGTTGCCTGCCGTGATGCTGGTGCTGCCCATCTTGGTGCCGGTGCTGCTCCTGCTGGTCTCGCCGACC from Microlunatus phosphovorus NM-1 includes:
- a CDS encoding NACHT domain-containing protein; the protein is MSPAARTLCSLIVETWSRPHTIGYVDALEERNTISHGGLPTQDKEAVDRWRNSAQAATDALTKFIADSGGLHVSNNVMHIGSTPIWPLLIPSGETALLFHSWRNGKPPSYILVGAAAPPVELPDESATSVLRNLLEAPRSQRYQQLHLLIQSIKSDIEGLTADDTNATFEYLRDGQISLEWTQRTSSNDVPRSEVFRVAADNQRQWRDPRNEWVSYSAFIRDIVNWGVVVRRLHTRFDKIYDDDHIEAQRIASESKMLQIPNDIRTKFRPQVLLGADIAEGIDDTTDLSKALDDAARSTAGLPQVFFLTGEAGIGKTYNLLEMTKARHQAVSNDNNIDVPIFLYISCAGRSLQTFAEIVNSEVVNTQNLNFDSVLALCRNGLLVVVIDGFDELIEGAGYNDAYKVLAPTIERLGDRGVLIVSARSSYLANQYRSSLRKREHAVGYTSARHTVLELERWTPTEVDSLFKANPHWRKLRPLLTKEDLALLGVPFFSRMFNSYAATIKTAPATIDLHAVLIDGYLDREIGKLEPSTKDEITTDILHTVFREIAGLIYESTSASVTQVEFEDAASYALGIELSDSRHRALAARMSVLCGLSVTGEQGSIGFRFEHDLFYESFLASYIVQQFFESTNYSRCADFLNRGALGDKTIEDLVANHRPEVLHTLEAAVARCVVDSYLRQNCSALAGHLLSSGESRHIAVIESCDLQEVRVSPDTADTSISLVNCKLAAVHTPMRAHISLSECSIGQLQISAISAVSSTLSIDGSTSIDELVITSDGSGVRYFATQRHIWPELDRLGVTGAQDRIVENVASSSRSPIEEFAEAALTRMLQREEYFFVVQKSNRIPGENTPKGLYKPKSQEWAAITSAALDSEVANSKPLNASGPAKLVVTFNYPLNVILRGRHQEDVRRFWEKLTAKP
- a CDS encoding FAD-dependent oxidoreductase; this translates as MTRARRSAVARPGRDRRAVRHPGPVGAPRATEPRHVVVIGGGVAGLAAATALAERGVRVTLLEATDRLGGRVASWPLGDGRTMSRGFHAFFRQYYNLRSLLRRIDPDLAFLTPIEDYPLQRPDGLRDSFTGLAKTPPWSLLQFVLRSPAFTLRGLSRVDASAALELLRVRFPETYSAYDGESAAAFLDRLRFPTDARDLALEVFARSFFADPAEFGAGELVAMFHTYFLGSAEGLLFDVPTDDYDTVLWAPLAERLRGLGVELATGAPVHSLDLTEDGAIVGLDEQSIGCDAVVLATDPRSARKLVAAQQGDHQDRDKVSGWRAAVAATRNAPPFAVVRLWLDEPVDGARPAFLGTSGYGPLDNVSVLERFEAGAARWSREHRGSVVELHAYACDPAVGSDPDAAALAARLQAELHRAYPETAAATVTAQELLVRDDCTLIGPDRWTERPGVRTPSPRLMLAGDWVRCDYPVALMERAATTGFLAANALLEDWGVAGVDLWTVPMRGLLGRR
- a CDS encoding class I SAM-dependent methyltransferase; this encodes MSVAQAFDRGAARYDLMVALNPGYHRELRRAAAALVERTEICRRRGSPSVIDLPSIDIPSNDLSFIDLACGSGASTRALVDAAPPRTAVLGLDASPGMLAQATAKDWPAEVRFDRAVAGTLDVDVIGRGRHDGVLTCYLFRNVAADQRDLAVRETYDLLRPGGWLVVQEYSVAGNPRARRVWDAVCLGVIIPLGILVDRNRDLYRYLWRSVLNFDPVDRFAERLLAAGFTDVAHRTATGWQRGVLHTFVARKPDRST
- a CDS encoding lycopene cyclase domain-containing protein is translated as MPEYTVLTALAIVVVAAIELVWLRTGVFRTAQYWLAIAIVVGFQVLVDGWLTKLSAPIVLYHPGAYLGVRFPWDIPIEDFGFGWAMVTLTIIIWVRLGRRTAPERRDQ
- a CDS encoding lycopene cyclase domain-containing protein → MIPDHYHYLALLAGCLLITLPLEFVLRAHVYRRPVRLALALLPTVVVFVAWDLVGIVRGHWSYSERFTSGIMLGPMPLEELLFFLVIPICGLLTYEAVGWVLNLRGRVRARGAGRA